The Mesoterricola silvestris sequence ATCCTGGACGAGGCCCTGGTGCTCTTCCAGGAGGTGCGGGCCCAGGTCGTCTACTCCCCCATCCTGTTCTTCTTCATGGCCAAGATCCATTCCCGGCGCGGACGCATGGAGCAGGCCCTCAACGAGTACCGCCAGCTCCTGCGCAACCTGGGCATCCTCCGCCAGCGCTTCGAGTGCAGCGTCTGCGGGCAGAAGACGCCCGATTACGTGGACCGGTGCGAGGCCTGCGGCAGCTGGAACAGCAGCCACTTCATGTTCAAGGAGAACGAGCTGCCCGAGCTGCACCTCCGGCCGGAAACGGGACCCTGGGTGGGGATGATCTAGAAGCGGTATCCGAGGCCGACGCCGAAGAGCATCGGATCGAGTTGGACGGCCGATACCTTCGTGCCGGTGGCGGCCAGTTTCACGTCGGCGCCGAGCTTCACGTACTTCACGTCCAGGTTGAGGTAGAGGCGGTCGGCGACCTTGATGTCCACGCCGGCCTGGGCGGAGAGGCCCACGCTGCTCTTGGAGAGGTCCAGGGCGCCCACGCCGGGGACCTTGATATCCACGTCGGAGATGAGGGTGAGGTTGAGGCCGGCGCCCAGGTAGGGGTTGAAGGTGGCGTCGGGCAGGAAGTGGTACTGGGCGGAGAGGACGGGGGGGAGGTGCTTGAAGGTGCCGATCTTCGTGCCGGAGAGGGTGACGTCGTGCTGCTGGGGGACGGTGAGGATCAGTTCGGCCGAGAACTGGGGGGTGAAGAAGTAGCTGAAATCCACTTCGGGGATCGTCTTGTTGCTCACGTGGATCGCGTCCGCGGGCACCGCCAGGGCGGGAATGGCGTCGGATTTGTTGGCGGGCTGGATGCTCACGGCGCGGACCCGCACCAGCCAGGGGCTGTCGGCCGCCTGGAGGCCCGTAGCGCCCAGGGCGACGGCGAAAACCGTGAGGGAAGCAAGCTTGATCATGAACGACCTCCGGAAGAGCCCCCGGGATCGCCCGGGAGCGGGTACAAGGCCGCACGGCCGGCACGGAGCCGGGAGGCGGTGGACGAAGGAAGGCGAGGTTCGGACGGACCGGGGCTGGCCTGGTGGGCCGTCGAAAGCCGGGTCCTGGATTGGGATTGATGCCTAATGATACCTTTTGGGTCACATATGTCAAGACCCGTTGGTCGTCAATCCCGCCCCGGGTCACCCAGGGTCTGGGGGGGGATACGGCAGGGTCCGTGTCCCGGACGGGCTAGGGGCCCTCCGGTGGGGCCTATGCGTTGAGGGCGCACGTCCGGGACCCGTACGCCTGGTCGGGTAGGCCTCAGGTCCTGGATTCCACGAAATGCAGCAGGGATTCTTCCATGGACGGGGTCATGGCGAGAAAGTGGATGCCCAGGCCGATGAGCTCCAGTGCCCCCCGGCCGCCCCCTGATCCGCCCAGCACGTAGGCGACCTTGGCCATGAACGGCTCCCCGGTCAGGTCCGGGTTCTCGAAGCCGAAGTGCTCCAGGAGGGTCCCCTGCCGGAAAAGGTGGTTCTCCGCCCTGGGCAGGGTGGCGAAGCAGCCTCCCGCGCTCAGGTTGGTGATGCGGATGTTGTTGTAGGCGAACTGCTTGACCCGGAACTGGATGGTGACATCCGGCCCCACGACGATGCGCAGCTTCGATCTCCTGTCAGTTGCAGAATCCATGGGGTTCCGTTGGGATGGGTGTCGCGTTAAAGTAATATGACAGAAAAAGTGGCCTCAACCCACCGAGGGAACGGGCTCCAGACCTTTGGAGAACCCTGGCAGGGAAATGCTTCCCAGCCTAACCTATGAGGGGACAACGCCTTAGCGCTGGCCATGCACTGGAGACCCACCCAATGGAGATTCTGCTCATCGAGAACGTGCCCAATCTGGGCGTGCGCGGCGACGTGGTGAACGTCAAGGACGGCTATGCCCGTAACTTCCTGCTTCCCCGCAGGAAGGCCCTGCCCGTGACCGCCGGCAACAAGCGCCAGATCGAGCTCGAGAAGGAGCGCAACATCAAGCTGCGCGCCAAGGAACTGGCCGATGCCCAGTCCCTGGCCGAGAAGCTTTCCGCCCTGGCCCTTTCCGTGGCCAAGAAGGTGGGCGAAAACGGCCACCTGTTCGGTTCCGTCACCAATGGCGACGTGGCCGAGCTGCTCAAGGCCAAGGGCTTCGAGATCGAGAAGCAGAGCATCATCGTGCCCCACGTGAAGACCGTGGGCGCCTACGAAGCCGACGTCCGCATCTATGCCGGCGTCCACGCCAAGATCGCCCTTGAAGTCACGGCCCTCGCGGCCGAGTAGTCCTTCCCGTTCCACGGAGCCGGACCGGATGGCCCGGCTTCAGATCCTCAATACCGCCTCCAGAGAGGAACAGCATGACCAAGACCACCTCCAAG is a genomic window containing:
- a CDS encoding OmpW/AlkL family protein yields the protein MIKLASLTVFAVALGATGLQAADSPWLVRVRAVSIQPANKSDAIPALAVPADAIHVSNKTIPEVDFSYFFTPQFSAELILTVPQQHDVTLSGTKIGTFKHLPPVLSAQYHFLPDATFNPYLGAGLNLTLISDVDIKVPGVGALDLSKSSVGLSAQAGVDIKVADRLYLNLDVKYVKLGADVKLAATGTKVSAVQLDPMLFGVGLGYRF
- a CDS encoding PilZ domain-containing protein, with amino-acid sequence MDSATDRRSKLRIVVGPDVTIQFRVKQFAYNNIRITNLSAGGCFATLPRAENHLFRQGTLLEHFGFENPDLTGEPFMAKVAYVLGGSGGGRGALELIGLGIHFLAMTPSMEESLLHFVESRT
- the rplI gene encoding 50S ribosomal protein L9, with the translated sequence MEILLIENVPNLGVRGDVVNVKDGYARNFLLPRRKALPVTAGNKRQIELEKERNIKLRAKELADAQSLAEKLSALALSVAKKVGENGHLFGSVTNGDVAELLKAKGFEIEKQSIIVPHVKTVGAYEADVRIYAGVHAKIALEVTALAAE